The following are from one region of the Quercus robur chromosome 1, dhQueRobu3.1, whole genome shotgun sequence genome:
- the LOC126696044 gene encoding uncharacterized protein LOC126696044: MKFDGSSTIQSGGVGVVLYHEKDKAVALSFKLEFPCSNNTAEYEAYLTGLATALQIRVKHLRVLGDSNLVVCQAKGSFSLKEPSRAPYRAMAQRMEEKFSTFEIEHSPRNKNQFANALAALGSQIIFEGDNIRIEVSKREESIIEVLKEKFREEQGEGDWRIPIREVLIKGEDAAELKILKDYTLVGEGLYRRMPGGVLSRCVGQEEA, from the coding sequence ATGAAATTTGATGGGTCTTCTACTATCCAGTCTGGAGGGGTAGGAGTAGTTTTGTATCATGAAAAAGACAAGGCAGTGGCGCTATCATTCAAGCTAGAATTCCCCTGTTCAAACAACACGGCGGAGTACGAAGCCTACTTAACCGGGCTCGCCACGGCTCTCCAAATAAGAGTTAAACATTTGAGGGTATTGGGAGATTCGAACTTGGTTGTCTGTCAGGCCAAGGGAAGCTTTTCCTTAAAAGAGCCCAGCCGAGCCCCATACAGAGCGATGGCCCAGAGGATGGAAGAAAAATTCTCAACCTTCGAAATAGAGCATTCTCCGAGAAACAAAAACCAATTTGCAAACGCATTAGCTGCACTAGGATCGCAAATAATCTTCGAAGGGGATAACATCAGGATAGAAGTCAGCAAAAGGGAGGAGTCCATCATTGAGGTGTTGAAGGAAAAGTTCCGTGAGGAACAGGGCGAAGGGGATTGGCGAATCCCCATAAGGGAAGTCTTGATAAAAGGAGAAGATGCTGCggaattaaaaatactaaaagatTACACCTTGGTGGGAGAAGGGCTATACCGCAGGATGCCAGGTGGGGTCTTGTCCAGATGTGTGGGGCAAGAGGAAGCctag